In Cryptosporangium phraense, a single window of DNA contains:
- a CDS encoding roadblock/LC7 domain-containing protein translates to MSVDTSADRHQFNWLLGNFVHQTDGVRDAVAVSSDGLLIAASDGLTRASADQLAAIVSSLASIARSASRRYDFDGLKLIMIEMRRGFLLVSVIAGGSCLGVVAGGDSDLGLVGYEISLLADRFGALLTPALIAESRQHLPR, encoded by the coding sequence GTGAGCGTTGACACCTCCGCCGACCGGCACCAGTTCAACTGGCTGCTGGGCAACTTCGTGCACCAGACCGACGGGGTGCGGGACGCGGTCGCGGTGTCGTCGGACGGCCTGCTGATCGCCGCGTCCGACGGGCTCACCCGGGCCTCGGCCGACCAACTGGCGGCGATCGTCTCGAGCCTGGCCAGCATCGCCCGCAGCGCGTCCCGGCGCTACGACTTCGACGGGCTGAAGCTGATCATGATCGAGATGCGCCGGGGGTTCCTGCTGGTCTCGGTCATCGCCGGCGGGAGCTGCCTGGGCGTCGTGGCCGGGGGAGACAGCGACCTGGGGCTCGTCGGCTACGAGATCTCGCTGCTCGCCGACCGGTTCGGCGCGCTGCTCACCCCGGCGCTCATCGCGGAATCACGGCAGCACTTACCCCGATGA
- a CDS encoding GTP-binding protein, translating into MFGRSSEPIAPPIAVKIVVGGGFGVGKTTFVSAISEIEPLITEAEMTERSIGIDDLSGVAGKTTTTVALDFGRITLDQSLLLYLFGTPGQDRFAFLWDDLVDGALGAIVLVDTRRVEDCFTTIDYFEERDIPFVIGVNVFDSRSRFELEEVREALGVEPDVRLVECDARYRESVKNVLVALTEEVLMQRLTKQRAGSSW; encoded by the coding sequence GTGTTCGGGCGCTCTAGTGAGCCGATCGCACCGCCGATCGCCGTCAAGATCGTCGTCGGCGGCGGGTTCGGCGTCGGGAAGACGACGTTCGTCAGCGCGATCTCCGAGATCGAGCCGCTGATCACCGAGGCCGAGATGACCGAGCGGTCCATCGGGATCGACGACCTGTCCGGGGTCGCGGGCAAGACGACGACGACCGTCGCGCTCGACTTCGGCCGGATCACGCTCGACCAGTCGCTGCTCCTCTACCTGTTCGGCACACCCGGTCAGGACCGCTTCGCGTTCCTCTGGGACGACCTGGTCGACGGGGCCCTGGGCGCGATCGTGCTGGTCGACACCCGGCGGGTGGAGGACTGCTTCACCACGATCGACTACTTCGAGGAGCGCGACATCCCGTTCGTCATCGGCGTCAACGTCTTCGACTCCCGGAGCCGGTTCGAGCTGGAGGAGGTGCGCGAGGCACTCGGCGTCGAGCCCGACGTCCGGCTCGTCGAGTGCGACGCGCGGTACCGCGAGTCGGTGAAGAACGTGCTGGTGGCGCTCACCGAGGAAGTGCTGATGCAGCGGTTGACCAAGCAGCGGGCGGGGTCGTCGTGGTGA
- a CDS encoding DUF742 domain-containing protein: MTPTEPEEDPVVRPFMLTGGRTRPQHDGLRIETQLHAIPGALSAPLRFESRRIVELCQAPRSIADLSAALRAPLAVVRVIVADLVTDGYLRIDEPISDFTPELIERIRDRVRAL, translated from the coding sequence ATGACGCCCACCGAGCCGGAGGAGGATCCGGTCGTCAGACCGTTCATGCTCACCGGTGGGCGCACGCGACCCCAGCACGACGGCTTGCGGATCGAGACCCAGCTGCACGCCATCCCCGGGGCGCTCTCCGCGCCGCTGCGGTTCGAATCGCGGCGGATCGTCGAGCTCTGCCAGGCCCCGCGGAGCATCGCGGACCTCTCCGCGGCGCTCCGGGCACCGCTCGCCGTCGTGCGGGTGATCGTCGCCGATCTGGTCACCGACGGATACCTGCGGATCGACGAGCCGATCTCCGACTTCACGCCGGAGTTGATCGAAAGGATCAGGGACCGTGTTCGGGCGCTCTAG
- a CDS encoding nitrate- and nitrite sensing domain-containing protein, translating to MRRADSPQRSGSTIGRRIVRTLALPVVAALVLLIVIAGIQVGNYTAAAATARAVTLDLAVQDLVQELQTERGVTAGLLGGNAGFRAELARVRDRVDDERTAVERLVEDGGAVEDRVADALRDLEGLAGVRAGADTGGAARAATFTFYTARIAQLSNVDFGLDSSTDGQLRSSVTALQALADVKEATAQERAFLNGVFSASGFGKGEFLQFVTMRSAKDAALQTFTRYAPEDARASMSYVLDTGAAREATYFETVALNAGDGRPLQVNPQSWWSALTTVLDDMLSLQQHVGSVIRARAETLQNGATVRVAVLLAAVLLSVVGSIYLAFRASRSIARPLAALAGEANRLAGRALPDAVRRASAGDDAPPPPPVLVSSGSTEEVRQVADAFDRVQATAYALATEQARLRRSSAESLANLGRRNQNLLRRQLGFITRLEREESDPTGLANLFELDHLATRMRRNAESLLVLVGAASPRQWSQPLPVADVIRAAVSEVEEYRRVTLRRVDDIQVAGSVVSGIAHMLAELIENGLSFSPPDEHVEIHGRRLGDGYLIAVFDQGIGLNPAEIERANQRLRGEGDFITAPARFLGHYVVGRLAADMGISVQLAPSPVTGVTARITLPPSMLSEPPAVEVPGPAEPTLGRRLQLHQAIADGTGARRFPAAVPEPRWAPPVSPAPMGAGPVGAPLTVESVVVAGPLPVPSQRPGSPEVPAYSTLKAPSSLGVDLYTVEPVDDAVERTTNGLRKRTPRARRATTTTGAHPTITAPPAGERPALLNESPDALRARLAAFRDGVHRGTSSTSDEGSLS from the coding sequence GTGCGCAGGGCCGACTCACCCCAGCGATCCGGCTCCACGATCGGACGGCGGATCGTGCGGACGCTCGCGCTGCCGGTCGTCGCCGCGCTGGTGCTGCTGATCGTCATCGCGGGGATCCAGGTCGGCAACTACACCGCGGCCGCGGCCACCGCCCGCGCGGTCACGCTGGACCTCGCGGTCCAGGACCTCGTCCAGGAGCTCCAGACCGAGCGCGGCGTCACCGCCGGCCTGCTCGGCGGCAACGCCGGGTTCCGCGCCGAGCTCGCCCGCGTCCGCGACCGGGTCGACGACGAGCGCACCGCCGTCGAGAGGCTGGTCGAGGACGGCGGCGCGGTCGAGGACCGGGTCGCGGACGCCCTGCGCGACCTCGAGGGGCTCGCCGGAGTGCGGGCCGGCGCCGACACCGGCGGCGCCGCCCGGGCGGCCACGTTCACGTTCTACACGGCCCGGATCGCCCAGCTCAGCAACGTCGACTTCGGTCTGGACAGCTCGACCGACGGACAGCTGCGCAGCAGCGTCACCGCCCTCCAGGCGCTGGCCGACGTCAAGGAGGCCACCGCCCAGGAGCGGGCGTTCCTCAACGGCGTGTTCTCGGCCAGTGGATTCGGGAAGGGCGAGTTCCTGCAGTTCGTCACCATGCGGTCGGCCAAGGACGCGGCGCTGCAGACGTTCACCCGGTACGCGCCCGAGGACGCCCGCGCCTCGATGAGCTACGTCCTCGACACCGGGGCGGCCCGCGAAGCCACCTACTTCGAGACCGTCGCCCTCAACGCCGGCGACGGACGGCCGCTGCAGGTCAACCCGCAGTCCTGGTGGTCGGCGCTGACCACGGTCCTCGACGACATGCTCAGCCTGCAGCAGCACGTGGGCTCGGTGATCCGGGCCCGGGCCGAGACGCTCCAGAACGGCGCGACCGTCCGCGTCGCCGTGCTGCTCGCGGCCGTCCTGCTGTCGGTCGTCGGATCGATCTACCTCGCGTTCCGCGCGTCGCGGTCGATCGCGCGGCCGCTGGCCGCGCTGGCCGGGGAGGCCAACCGCCTGGCCGGACGGGCGCTTCCGGACGCGGTCCGCCGCGCGTCGGCCGGCGACGACGCCCCGCCACCACCGCCGGTCCTGGTCTCCAGCGGGTCGACCGAAGAGGTCCGGCAGGTCGCCGACGCGTTCGACCGGGTCCAGGCCACCGCCTACGCGCTGGCCACCGAGCAGGCCCGGCTGCGCCGCAGCAGCGCCGAGTCGCTGGCCAACCTCGGGCGGCGCAATCAGAACCTGCTCCGCCGCCAGCTCGGGTTCATCACCCGGCTCGAGCGCGAGGAGTCCGACCCGACCGGCCTGGCCAACCTGTTCGAGCTCGACCACCTCGCCACCCGCATGCGACGCAACGCCGAGAGCCTGCTGGTGCTGGTCGGCGCGGCCAGCCCCCGGCAGTGGTCGCAACCGCTGCCGGTCGCCGACGTGATCCGGGCCGCCGTGTCCGAGGTCGAGGAGTACCGCCGGGTGACGCTGCGCCGGGTCGACGACATCCAGGTCGCCGGGTCGGTGGTCAGCGGCATCGCGCACATGCTGGCCGAGCTGATCGAGAACGGGCTGTCGTTCTCGCCGCCCGACGAGCACGTCGAGATCCACGGGCGGCGGCTCGGCGACGGCTACCTGATCGCGGTGTTCGACCAGGGCATCGGCCTCAACCCGGCCGAGATCGAGCGGGCCAACCAGCGGCTGCGGGGCGAGGGCGACTTCATCACCGCGCCCGCGCGGTTCCTCGGCCACTACGTGGTCGGCCGCCTGGCGGCCGACATGGGCATCAGCGTCCAGCTCGCGCCGTCGCCGGTGACCGGGGTGACGGCCCGGATCACGCTCCCGCCGTCGATGCTGTCCGAGCCTCCGGCGGTGGAGGTCCCCGGCCCGGCCGAGCCGACCCTCGGCCGCCGTCTCCAACTGCACCAGGCCATTGCCGACGGGACGGGAGCGCGCCGATTCCCCGCCGCGGTGCCCGAACCGCGGTGGGCTCCACCGGTGAGTCCGGCGCCGATGGGTGCCGGGCCGGTCGGTGCGCCGCTCACCGTCGAATCGGTCGTCGTGGCCGGGCCGCTGCCGGTGCCGTCGCAGCGGCCGGGCAGCCCCGAGGTTCCGGCCTACAGCACGCTCAAGGCGCCGTCGTCGCTGGGCGTCGACCTGTACACGGTCGAGCCGGTCGACGACGCGGTCGAGCGCACCACGAACGGCCTGCGCAAGCGGACGCCGCGGGCCCGGCGGGCGACCACGACGACCGGGGCGCACCCGACCATCACCGCGCCGCCCGCGGGCGAACGCCCGGCGCTGCTCAACGAGTCGCCGGACGCGCTGCGGGCCCGGCTGGCCGCGTTCCGCGACGGCGTCCACCGCGGCACCAGCTCGACCTCCGACGAAGGAAGCCTTTCGTGA